Proteins encoded in a region of the Prochlorothrix hollandica PCC 9006 = CALU 1027 genome:
- the yidD gene encoding membrane protein insertion efficiency factor YidD: MLRTLVLGLLRAYKAWISPLLPPACRYEPSCSRYAMEAIDRHGLRRGGWLALGRLGRCNPWGGSGYDPVPLTLETLNTTSLAESLARNQQRRSSGSGVIPGVIPGVIPGAKPSEAPEGIPGVQPRPPSL, translated from the coding sequence ATGCTCCGAACCCTAGTCTTGGGGCTATTGCGGGCCTATAAAGCCTGGATCTCCCCCCTGTTGCCCCCCGCTTGTCGCTATGAACCCAGTTGCTCCCGTTATGCCATGGAAGCCATCGATCGCCATGGTCTCCGGCGGGGGGGCTGGCTGGCCCTGGGTCGCTTGGGCCGCTGCAATCCCTGGGGCGGGTCGGGCTATGATCCGGTTCCCCTGACCCTAGAGACCCTGAACACCACCTCTCTGGCGGAGTCCCTGGCCCGCAACCAACAGCGCCGATCCTCTGGGTCTGGGGTTATTCCTGGGGTTATTCCTGGGGTTATTCCTGGGGCTAAACCCTCCGAGGCTCCAGAGGGGATCCCTGGGGTGCAGCCACGCCCCCCTAGCCTCTAG
- a CDS encoding ABC1 kinase family protein yields the protein MGLNQTVGQPKLQGLRSYDPEVIARYFQARFWLVIARAVTVGWTLLTFVLALKWDHWFKGADRNRLKRASQLRQILTDLGPTFIKVGQALSTRPDLVRQDFLDELVKLQDQLPPFPNALAFAIIEAELQRSIATTFKDISPDPVAAASLGQVYKATLHSGETVAVKVQRPNLVPRLTLDLYLIRLSARWLGPFLPLNLGHDLCLIVDEFGIKLFEEIDYINEGRNAERFAHNFRHSTQVKVPSIYWRYTSQRVLTLEWIHGYKLTGVQQLQAMNVNPDEIVYIGVTTGLQQLMEMGFFHADPHPGNLFAVPANPETDTPCQMAYIDFGMMDQLEQESKETLVDAVVHLLNKDYEELAQDFITLGFLAQGTDIRPIVPALEAVLGDIMGESVQDFNFKVVTDRFSQLMFDYPFRVPAKFALIIRSIVTQEGLALSVNPNFKIVDVAYPYVAKRLLQGETPELRRRLLSVLFKEGRFRWERLENMIRIARTDGQFDLLPTAQLGLQYLMSEEGRYLRHKLLLALIEDDRLHTEEVQRLWELLKDDLQPSKLMSSAWDAFTYFSREQAANLFPAMVESPSPKR from the coding sequence GTGGGGCTAAATCAGACCGTGGGGCAACCCAAGTTACAAGGACTGCGATCCTACGATCCAGAGGTCATTGCACGCTATTTTCAAGCTCGATTTTGGTTGGTGATTGCCCGGGCGGTCACCGTTGGCTGGACCCTCCTTACCTTTGTCTTAGCCCTGAAATGGGATCACTGGTTTAAAGGGGCCGATCGCAATCGACTGAAACGAGCTAGTCAGCTTCGCCAAATCCTGACGGATCTCGGTCCGACCTTTATTAAGGTGGGGCAAGCTTTGTCCACCCGCCCCGATCTGGTACGCCAAGACTTTTTGGACGAGTTGGTTAAACTCCAAGACCAACTGCCCCCCTTCCCCAATGCCCTGGCCTTTGCCATTATCGAAGCCGAACTCCAGCGCTCCATCGCCACCACCTTTAAGGATATTTCCCCCGATCCCGTCGCTGCGGCCAGCCTCGGTCAAGTCTATAAAGCCACCCTCCACAGCGGCGAAACCGTGGCGGTGAAGGTGCAGCGCCCCAATCTTGTGCCCCGCCTGACCCTGGATCTGTATCTAATTCGCCTGTCTGCCCGCTGGTTGGGTCCCTTTCTGCCCCTCAACCTGGGCCATGATCTCTGCTTAATTGTTGATGAGTTTGGCATCAAGCTGTTTGAAGAAATCGACTATATCAATGAAGGGCGCAATGCGGAGCGTTTTGCCCACAACTTCCGCCACAGCACCCAAGTCAAAGTTCCCTCCATTTATTGGCGCTACACCAGCCAGCGGGTCTTGACCCTGGAATGGATCCATGGCTACAAGCTGACGGGGGTTCAGCAGCTCCAAGCCATGAACGTCAACCCCGATGAGATTGTCTATATCGGGGTCACCACCGGCTTGCAGCAACTGATGGAAATGGGCTTTTTCCATGCCGATCCCCATCCCGGCAACCTCTTTGCGGTGCCGGCGAATCCAGAGACAGACACCCCCTGCCAGATGGCCTACATCGACTTTGGCATGATGGATCAGTTGGAGCAAGAGTCCAAGGAAACCCTGGTGGATGCGGTGGTGCATCTGCTCAATAAAGACTATGAAGAACTAGCCCAGGACTTTATCACCCTGGGATTCCTGGCCCAGGGCACCGATATTCGCCCCATTGTCCCGGCCCTGGAAGCTGTGCTGGGGGACATTATGGGGGAAAGTGTTCAGGACTTTAACTTTAAGGTGGTGACCGATCGCTTTTCCCAGTTAATGTTTGATTACCCTTTCCGGGTGCCCGCCAAGTTTGCCTTAATTATTCGATCGATCGTCACCCAAGAAGGCTTAGCCCTCAGCGTTAACCCCAACTTCAAAATTGTCGATGTGGCCTATCCCTATGTGGCCAAGCGGCTACTCCAGGGAGAAACTCCAGAACTGCGGCGGCGGTTGCTGTCGGTGTTGTTTAAGGAAGGGCGCTTCCGCTGGGAACGGCTGGAAAATATGATTCGCATTGCCCGCACCGATGGCCAATTTGATCTGTTACCTACAGCTCAGTTGGGGCTGCAATATTTGATGTCGGAGGAGGGTCGCTATCTGCGCCATAAGCTGCTGTTGGCCTTGATCGAAGACGATCGCCTCCACACGGAAGAAGTTCAACGCCTTTGGGAATTGCTCAAGGATGATTTGCAACCCTCCAAGCTGATGAGCAGTGCTTGGGATGCCTTTACCTATTTTTCCCGCGAACAGGCCGCTAATCTGTTCCCGGCTATGGTGGAATCCCCCTCCCCTAAGCGGTGA
- a CDS encoding NAD-dependent epimerase/dehydratase family protein, translating into MRILVMGGTRFIGVYLTQQLVSQGHDVVLFNRGNRPSPVAGVTQIHGDRTDAAQLKANLSDQSFDVIFDNNGRELADTQPLVEIFKGKLRQFIYISSAGVYQKSAQMPHIEGDAVDPNSRHKGKFATEDYLAAQGIPFTAVRPVYIYGPQNYNPLEEWFFDRIVHDRPIPIPGHGQHLTQLGHCQDLASALVAMVDNPQAMGQIYNISGERFVTFDGLAQACAAAAGKDPSSLQLVHYDPKAFDFGKRKAFPLRPQHFFTSIEKAKQHLSWTPQFDLVAGLRDSFDRDYQPQNKGAAAIDFSTDDEILQAVTA; encoded by the coding sequence ATGCGTATTCTTGTGATGGGGGGAACCCGGTTCATTGGGGTGTACTTAACCCAACAGTTGGTGAGCCAAGGCCATGACGTGGTGCTGTTTAACCGGGGGAACCGACCCAGCCCCGTGGCAGGGGTGACCCAGATCCACGGCGATCGCACCGATGCAGCCCAACTGAAGGCCAACCTCAGCGATCAGTCTTTTGATGTCATCTTTGACAATAATGGCCGGGAATTAGCCGATACCCAACCCCTGGTGGAGATCTTTAAGGGCAAGCTGCGCCAGTTTATCTATATCAGTTCCGCTGGGGTCTACCAAAAATCGGCCCAAATGCCCCACATCGAAGGGGATGCCGTCGATCCCAACAGTCGCCATAAGGGTAAATTCGCCACGGAAGACTACCTCGCGGCCCAGGGGATTCCCTTTACGGCGGTGCGCCCGGTCTATATCTATGGTCCCCAAAACTACAATCCCTTGGAAGAGTGGTTTTTTGATCGCATTGTCCACGATCGCCCCATCCCCATTCCCGGCCATGGGCAACACCTGACCCAGTTGGGCCATTGTCAGGATCTGGCCTCGGCCCTGGTGGCCATGGTGGACAATCCCCAGGCCATGGGCCAAATTTACAATATTTCCGGGGAACGCTTTGTCACCTTTGATGGTCTGGCCCAAGCCTGTGCAGCGGCGGCGGGCAAAGATCCCAGCAGCCTCCAACTGGTGCATTACGACCCCAAAGCCTTTGACTTTGGCAAACGCAAAGCCTTCCCCCTGCGCCCCCAACATTTCTTTACGTCGATCGAGAAGGCCAAGCAGCACCTGTCCTGGACTCCCCAATTTGATTTAGTGGCGGGGTTGCGTGATTCCTTCGATCGGGACTATCAACCCCAAAACAAAGGAGCAGCAGCCATCGACTTTTCCACCGATGACGAGATTTTGCAGGCCGTCACCGCTTAG